The following coding sequences lie in one Arthrobacter sp. SLBN-122 genomic window:
- a CDS encoding CsbD family protein, whose product MGLDDKIGNAAEKLGGKGKEAAGNATGDESLKAEGQTDQSKSDLKQAGEHVKDAFKKD is encoded by the coding sequence ATGGGTTTGGATGACAAGATCGGCAACGCAGCAGAGAAGCTCGGCGGCAAGGGCAAGGAAGCTGCCGGAAACGCCACGGGCGATGAGAGCCTGAAGGCCGAAGGCCAGACGGACCAGTCGAAGTCGGACCTCAAGCAGGCCGGCGAGCACGTCAAGGACGCCTTCAAGAAGGACTAG
- a CDS encoding primary-amine oxidase: protein MTLAPTETASAFGLATAAEILQVRSILQAEGRLGPQHRIAYLGLQDPPRGSDPEAADRRFRVFIHDVSGAAPHDVLVSVTHQRVDSAVELDTAVTGELPVLEEEFEVVEALLATDDRWLEALADRGLAVEKVRVAPLSAGVFEYTEEKGRRILRGLAFVQEFPEDSAWAHPVDGLVAYVDVVSKEVTQVIDLGVMPIPAEHGNYTDPELTGPLRTTQKPISITQPEGPSFTVTGGNHVEWEKWSVDVGFDVREGVVLHNLGFRDGDRLRPIINRASIAEMVVPYGDPSPIRSWQNYFDTGEYLVGQYANSLELGCDCVGDITYLSPVISDAFGNPREVRNGICMHEEDWSILSKHSDLWSGVTYTRRNRRLVISFFTTIGNYDYGFYWYLYLDGTIEFEAKATGIVFTSAFPEGGSDNISQLAPGLGAPFHQHLFSARLDMAVDGFTNRVEEEDVVRQALGPGNERGNAFSRKRTVLARESEAVREADARRGRTWIISNPESHNRLGEPVGYKLHSSNQPTLLADPDSSIARRAAFATKDLWVTRHAEDERYPTGDFVNQHAGGAGLPAYVAQDRDIDGQDIVVWHTFGLTHFPRVEDWPIMPVDTVGFKLRPEGFFDRSPVLDVPANPNKQAAACHTEGVSRGSCH, encoded by the coding sequence ATGACGCTTGCTCCAACTGAAACTGCCTCCGCATTCGGCCTGGCAACCGCTGCCGAAATCCTGCAGGTGCGGTCCATCCTGCAGGCGGAAGGCCGCCTGGGTCCGCAGCACCGGATTGCCTACCTGGGCCTGCAGGATCCGCCCCGCGGCTCGGATCCGGAGGCGGCGGACCGCCGTTTCCGGGTTTTCATCCACGACGTCTCCGGCGCGGCCCCGCACGATGTCCTTGTCTCCGTCACGCACCAAAGGGTGGACTCCGCCGTCGAACTGGATACAGCGGTGACGGGCGAACTGCCGGTGCTGGAGGAGGAATTCGAGGTGGTTGAAGCCCTCCTGGCCACGGATGACCGCTGGCTCGAGGCGCTCGCGGACCGCGGACTCGCCGTCGAAAAGGTCCGGGTTGCCCCGCTCTCCGCCGGTGTCTTCGAATACACGGAGGAGAAGGGCCGGCGGATCCTGCGTGGACTGGCGTTCGTGCAGGAGTTCCCGGAAGACAGCGCGTGGGCGCACCCCGTGGACGGATTGGTGGCCTACGTGGACGTGGTCAGCAAGGAGGTCACCCAGGTGATCGACCTGGGCGTGATGCCCATCCCGGCCGAACACGGCAACTACACGGACCCGGAACTGACCGGGCCGCTGCGGACCACCCAGAAACCCATCAGCATCACCCAGCCGGAGGGACCCAGTTTCACCGTGACCGGCGGCAATCACGTCGAGTGGGAAAAGTGGAGCGTGGACGTCGGTTTCGATGTCCGCGAAGGCGTGGTCCTGCACAACCTCGGCTTCCGGGACGGGGACCGGCTGCGGCCCATCATCAACCGCGCCTCGATCGCCGAAATGGTGGTCCCCTACGGTGACCCGTCACCCATCCGGTCCTGGCAGAACTACTTCGACACCGGCGAATACCTGGTGGGCCAGTACGCCAACTCACTGGAACTGGGCTGCGACTGCGTGGGCGACATCACGTACCTGAGCCCCGTCATCTCGGACGCCTTCGGCAACCCCCGCGAAGTCCGCAACGGCATCTGCATGCACGAGGAGGACTGGAGCATCCTCTCCAAGCACTCGGACCTGTGGAGCGGCGTCACCTACACCCGCCGCAACCGCCGTCTGGTCATCTCCTTCTTCACCACCATTGGCAACTACGATTACGGCTTCTACTGGTACCTCTACCTGGACGGCACCATCGAATTCGAAGCCAAGGCCACCGGCATCGTCTTCACGTCAGCCTTCCCCGAGGGCGGCTCGGACAACATCTCCCAACTGGCCCCCGGCCTGGGCGCCCCGTTCCACCAGCACCTCTTCAGCGCCCGGCTGGACATGGCAGTCGATGGGTTCACCAACCGGGTGGAGGAGGAGGACGTGGTCCGCCAGGCCCTGGGTCCCGGCAATGAGCGCGGCAACGCCTTCTCCCGAAAGCGCACCGTCCTGGCCCGTGAATCCGAAGCGGTCCGCGAGGCTGATGCCCGCCGCGGCCGGACCTGGATCATTTCCAACCCCGAATCCCACAACCGGCTGGGGGAGCCTGTGGGCTACAAGCTGCATTCCTCCAACCAGCCCACGCTGCTCGCGGACCCGGACTCGTCCATTGCGCGCCGCGCTGCGTTCGCCACGAAGGACCTCTGGGTGACCCGCCACGCCGAGGACGAGCGCTACCCCACCGGCGACTTCGTGAACCAGCATGCCGGGGGAGCTGGCCTTCCGGCCTACGTGGCGCAGGACCGGGACATCGACGGACAGGACATCGTTGTGTGGCACACCTTTGGCCTGACCCACTTCCCGCGGGTGGAGGACTGGCCCATCATGCCGGTGGACACGGTGGGCTTCAAGCTCCGCCCCGAGGGCTTCTTCGACCGCAGTCCCGTCCTGGATGTACCCGCCAATCCCAACAAGCAGGCCGCGGCCTGCCACACCGAGGGCGTCAGCCGTGGCTCCTGCCACTAG
- a CDS encoding TetR/AcrR family transcriptional regulator, giving the protein MPKIVDHDERRLELVDATWRIIARQGLEGATMREIAMEAGFANGALKPYFPTKDTLLEFAFGHVFNRTNQRIAEGTRGKSGLAALRAFCLEVLPLDEERINEARIVIPFWQRAVNDAQKAGIHQRSMDEWLAAIHRYLQEARDSGDVTTAVNNHVLAGQLLNMLLGAQIEAALAPEGRTDFGHAAQLEGYLALLGKNPAGK; this is encoded by the coding sequence ATGCCCAAGATTGTCGACCATGACGAGCGGCGCCTGGAACTGGTGGATGCCACCTGGCGGATCATTGCGCGGCAGGGACTGGAAGGCGCCACCATGCGCGAGATCGCCATGGAAGCCGGCTTTGCCAACGGAGCCCTGAAGCCCTACTTCCCCACCAAGGACACGTTGCTGGAGTTCGCCTTCGGCCACGTCTTCAACCGCACCAATCAGCGCATCGCCGAGGGCACCAGGGGCAAGTCCGGCCTGGCAGCCCTGCGGGCCTTTTGCCTTGAAGTACTCCCCCTGGACGAGGAACGCATCAACGAGGCACGGATCGTCATCCCGTTCTGGCAAAGGGCGGTGAATGACGCCCAGAAGGCCGGGATCCACCAGCGCTCGATGGACGAATGGCTGGCCGCCATCCACCGCTACCTGCAGGAGGCGAGGGACAGCGGAGACGTGACAACCGCCGTCAACAACCATGTCCTGGCCGGCCAACTGTTGAACATGCTGCTGGGCGCGCAGATAGAAGCGGCGCTTGCGCCGGAAGGCCGCACGGACTTCGGCCACGCGGCGCAGCTGGAGGGGTACCTGGCACTGCTGGGCAAAAATCCTGCCGGCAAATGA
- a CDS encoding DUF1003 domain-containing protein, with amino-acid sequence MTDIRSNWHRRHKEGLTPGERAADTLRNGMGSWPFVGIFLAFMAAWAALNSYVLAASAWDPYPYILLNLFLSMLAGLQGAILLIAAKRQDAIASAMAQHDYETDVRAAAHIEMLMNINAEQLRLLQELRDMHGNVQAGNVGEQRP; translated from the coding sequence ATGACGGACATCAGAAGCAACTGGCACCGGCGGCACAAGGAAGGCCTCACTCCCGGTGAGAGGGCCGCGGACACCCTCCGGAACGGGATGGGCAGCTGGCCTTTCGTGGGCATCTTCCTGGCGTTCATGGCAGCGTGGGCTGCGCTGAACAGCTACGTCCTCGCCGCCAGTGCGTGGGATCCTTATCCCTACATCCTCCTGAACCTTTTCCTGTCCATGCTGGCCGGGCTGCAGGGGGCCATCCTGTTGATCGCGGCCAAGCGCCAGGACGCCATCGCCTCGGCCATGGCGCAGCATGACTACGAAACGGACGTTCGCGCTGCGGCGCACATCGAGATGCTCATGAACATCAACGCCGAACAACTGAGACTGCTGCAGGAATTGCGGGACATGCACGGCAATGTGCAGGCCGGCAACGTGGGGGAGCAGCGGCCCTGA
- a CDS encoding DUF1345 domain-containing protein, translated as MNPMQAVPSGPGRNFDSPAHQSRLRLLVMAGVGLAAALLVGFLGNWAYAPALGWAAASVTYLLWVWLVIGRLGPAATAAHALREDPGRVSSDALVLTATVASFAGVGLILADASNAQGYSKDATVAMALGSIALSWFLVHTLFTLRYAAIYYRNGAGIDFNEESPPRYADFAYLAFTVGMTFQVSDTNLKTNAIRATVLRQALLSYLLGAIVLATTINLVSGLIH; from the coding sequence ATGAATCCCATGCAGGCCGTCCCCTCGGGTCCCGGCCGGAACTTCGATTCCCCCGCGCACCAATCACGGCTCCGCCTGCTGGTGATGGCCGGCGTCGGCCTGGCTGCCGCCCTGCTGGTGGGTTTCCTGGGCAACTGGGCCTACGCGCCGGCACTTGGCTGGGCCGCGGCGTCGGTTACGTACCTGCTGTGGGTCTGGCTCGTCATTGGGCGTCTCGGTCCCGCGGCTACCGCTGCGCACGCATTGCGGGAGGATCCGGGCCGGGTCTCTTCGGACGCGCTGGTCCTCACGGCCACGGTGGCCAGTTTTGCGGGCGTGGGGCTGATCCTGGCGGATGCGTCCAATGCCCAGGGCTACAGCAAGGACGCAACCGTGGCCATGGCCCTGGGCAGCATTGCCCTGTCCTGGTTCCTGGTCCACACCCTGTTCACCCTGAGGTATGCCGCCATCTACTACCGGAATGGGGCCGGCATCGACTTCAACGAGGAGAGCCCTCCCAGGTACGCGGATTTTGCCTACCTGGCCTTTACCGTGGGGATGACCTTCCAGGTATCCGACACCAACCTCAAGACCAACGCCATCCGTGCCACCGTGCTGCGGCAGGCCCTGCTGTCCTACCTTCTTGGCGCGATCGTGCTGGCCACCACCATCAACCTCGTGTCAGGGCTTATCCACTAG